A window of Periplaneta americana isolate PAMFEO1 chromosome 7, P.americana_PAMFEO1_priV1, whole genome shotgun sequence contains these coding sequences:
- the LOC138702931 gene encoding uncharacterized protein, translating into MVQTSHPVWGNRSCLRFGIYSDTLDEDATGGVRARDRRLRVGIVAGMLLVTTLLVTLLVVDVVGGYGPPRREKDAVQHLLMLRATTEPSVVQVSTVATTHATSTTHTSTEPTTTASFQNLSEALPYSAPEVRFSNRKYGRVLEKEPYPVYWTPEPTIQSRIMNRARVQEPRPFRARNTTATLKKDSFPYYSLSKYPQLTSYRYPNEAKNIQDIIKYLTDETSPSNKQQETIAGRKIKFAGVYKTGAEQEDSYSRPDESVEEVLLAGNQNKMSDPSLNGHAYIADPFHAYKPADPSEVNLLANSDFRFSPIRFASRPHGTRWGLLDVNPNDKYFPRPPINFGKPIPTQTEHHEPVVQMYPGTYTSAIYRPFGKEPAKKPKPLSVMLDIYPMAEDGGHQQATQLRPTRHRSRPPHAGPSGEAKHQMIVHLNLYPKKKTPGFASRSFHVDVQSNAQCCEDEVLRRVYEDAVDDSREDPAPWRQKQESFDFIQPRGRLTSGPSAEQEVTAGEEESLSAPLDVSLVPSNSSDT; encoded by the exons ATGGTCCAGACTTCGCATCCCGTGTGGGGCAATAGGAGCTGCCTTCGTTTCGGCATCTACAGCGACACCTTGGACGAGGACGCGACGGGCGGGGTTCGAGCGAGGGACCGGCGCCTGCGCGTCGGGATCGTGGCAGGCATGCTACTCGTCACCACACTCCTG GTGACGCTCTTAGTGGTGGACGTGGTGGGTGGCTATGGACCGCCCCGTAGGGAGAAGGATGCAGTTCAACATCTGCTAATGCTCAGAGCAACCACAGAGCCCTCCGTGGTACAGGTATCCACGGTGGCAACGACACACGCCACGAGTACGACCCACACGAGCACAGAACCCACGACCACCGCTTCCTTCCAGAACCTATCGGAAGCTCTGCCCTACTCAGCACCGGAAGTGAGGTTCAGCAACCGGAAGTACGGGCGCGTGCTAGAGAAGGAGCCGTACCCGGTGTACTGGACGCCCGAGCCGACCATCCAGAGCCGCATCATGAACAGGGCGCGGGTTCAGGAGCCCCGGCCGTTTAGGGCGCGCAACACCACAGCCACCCTGAAGAAGGACTCGTTTCCATACTACAGCCTAAGCAAGTACCCACAGCTGACCAGCTACCGCTACCCCAACGAGGCTAAGAACATCCAGGACATCATCAAATACCTCACGGACGAGACGTCGCCTAGCAACAAGCAACAGGAGACGATCGCCGGGCGTAAGATCAAGTTCGCCGGGGTCTACAAGACGGGCGCAGAGCAAGAGGACAGCTATTCGCGTCCCGACGAGTCCGTGGAGGAAGTCCTGCTGGCAGGCAACCAGAACAAGATGTCGGATCCGTCTCTGAATGGCCACGCCTACATAGCCGACCCCTTCCACGCGTACAAGCCCGCAGATCCGTCTGAAGTTAATCTTCTGGCAAACAGCGACTTCCGGTTCTCGCCCATCCGGTTCGCCTCCCGCCCGCATGGGACGCGCTGGGGGCTCCTCGATGTCAACCCCAACGACAAGTACTTCCCGAGGCCGCCCATCAACTTCGGGAAGCCTATTCCGACACAGACGGAGCACCACGAGCCCGTGGTGCAGATGTACCCGGGCACCTACACGTCCGCCATCTACAGGCCGTTCGGCAAGGAGCCGGCGAAGAAGCCGAAGCCCTTGAGCGTGATGCTGGACATCTACCCCATGGCGGAGGACGGCGGCCACCAGCAGGCCACTCAGCTGCGACCTACCAGGCACCGGAGCAGGCCCCCGCACGCCGGACCATCGGGCGAGGCCAAGCACCAGATGATCGTACACCTCAACCTGTACCCCAAGAAGAAGACCCCGGGCTTCGCCAGTAGGAGCTTCCATGTGGACGTGCAGAGCAACGCGCAGTGCTGCGAGGACGAGGTGCTGCGGAGAG TCTACGAAGACGCTGTTGATGACAGCAGAGAAGATCCTGCACCATGGAGACAAAAACAAGAGAGCTTCGACTTCATACAACCAAGGGGCAGACTCACTTCCGGTCCGAGCGCTGAGCAGGAAGTGACGGCAGGAGAGGAAGAATCCCTGTCCGCCCCCCTGGATGTGAGCCTGGTGCCTTCCAACAGCAGCGACACGTGA